One genomic region from Salvia hispanica cultivar TCC Black 2014 chromosome 2, UniMelb_Shisp_WGS_1.0, whole genome shotgun sequence encodes:
- the LOC125204820 gene encoding CASP-like protein 5C1, translating to MEELPGAVGTSASLALRLGQAVFAIASLLFMCLDVEFYSYTAFCFLVTIMGLVIPWSLTLAVVDVFSVFVKRPARQPGILSIVVIGDWVLSFLSLAASCSTASVTSLLLASGGFCGVKLCTRYQLSAAMAFLSWFLSLSSSLFNLWLLPSL from the exons ATGGAAGAATTGCCGGGGGCGGTGGGCACCAGCGCCAGTTTGGCTCTCAGATTGGGGCAGGCCGTTTTCGCTATTGCCTCCTTGCTTTTCATGTGTTTGGATGTCGAGTTCTACAGTTACACTGCCTTCTG CTTCTTGGTAACGATTATGGGGTTGGTAATCCCGTGGAGCTTGACATTGGCAGTGGTGGATGTGTTTTCAGTTTTCGTTAAACGCCCAGCTCGTCAGCCTGGGATTCTCTCAATTGTCGTCATAGGTGATTGG GTGCTTTCGTTTCTATCGCTGGCTGCATCTTGTTCAACTGCAAGCGTGACTAGCCTTCTGCTTGCTTCGGGAGGATTCTGCGGCGTAAAGTTATGCACGAGATATCAACTATCCGCAGCTATGGCCTTCTTATCGTGGTTCCTATCCTTATCCTCCTCACTCTTCAATCTATGGCTTCTTCCATCTCTCTAA
- the LOC125204308 gene encoding pentatricopeptide repeat-containing protein At1g20230-like has protein sequence MLRKVPTGLPSHLNSTFIKKFINLGDLERARQLFDGIPEPDVQSWTLLISAYTKTGRSRDATKLYTEVKNSGKISLDKFVILAAAKACAISGDLSKAKEVHFDALKYKVSSDLLIGNALIDMYGKCKYFTGGEQVFADLRIKDVITWTSFCSCCVNCGLPKAALHAFRDMVVGGVRPNSMTLSSVVPACSRLKYLHSGREIHGFALKNGMGENQFVSSALVDMYSSCSSIKQAESVFTSMPQPDVASWNAIMSAYFANGEGEKALDTFHRMRSRGVKLDRVSWNSVISGCADNGKAEEALEVLRDMQRLGCKPNQITVTSALTACTVLEAWRGGNEVHGYITRHCFTEDLAASTALVLIYAKGGDVEASNRLFSIMTSRDTVAWNTCIIANSMHGRGEKALSLFNEMVGSGVKPNSVTFTGVLSGCSHAQMVDEGLSIFHSMMKDHQVEPDAEHYSCMVDVLSRGGRLVQAHNFIQQMPVEPTAAAWGALLGACRIYKNVELGRVAAQRLFEIEPNNPGNYVLLFNILVTAKEWGEASEVRRLMRDRGIRKVPGCSWIRVNNRVHTFVVGDKNNDKSADIYKFLDDVRVKMKLAGLYPNTEFVLQDLDGEEQEDSLCNHSEKLAVAFGILNLRGESSIRVFKNLRICGDCHNTIKFIAKFIGIQIIVRDSLRFHHFEGGLCSCGDFW, from the coding sequence ATGCTCCGAAAAGTACCCACTGGTCTCCCGTCACATTTAAATTCTACATTCATCAAGAAGTTTATCAACTTGGGAGATTTAGAGCGTGCCCGCCAACTGTTCGACGGAATACCCGAACCAGATGTGCAGTCTTGGACATTATTAATTTCAGCTTATACCAAGACTGGAAGAAGTAGAGACGCGACCAAGCTTTACACTGAAGTGAAAAACAGTGGAAAGATAAGTCTTGATAAGTTTGTTATCTTAGCTGCTGCCAAGGCCTGTGCGATTTCAGGGGATTTGTCAAAGGCGAAAGAAGTCCACTTTGATGCTTTGAAGTATAAGGTTAGCTCGGATTTGCTTATAGGGAATGCTCTGATTGATATGTATGGTAAATGCAAGTACTTTACTGGTGGGGAGCAAGTATTTGCAGATTTGAGAATCAAGGATGTCATTACTTGGACATCATTTTGCTCGTGCTGTGTCAACTGTGGGCTTCCGAAGGCGGCGCTTCATGCTTTCCGTGATATGGTTGTGGGTGGAGTTAGGCCGAATTCGATGACATTGTCCTCTGTGGTTCCTGCTTGCTCGCGCTTGAAGTATTTGCATTCGGGTCGTGAGATACATGGTTTTGCTCTCAAGAATGGGATGGGAGAGAATCAGTTTGTGAGTAGTGCTCTGGTCGATATGTATTCGAGTTGCTCGAGTATCAAGCAAGCTGAATCAGTGTTTACTAGCATGCCACAACCTGATGTTGCGTCGTGGAATGCTATTATGTCAGCGTATTTTGCAAATGGTGAGGGTGAGAAAGCACTTGATACATTTCATCGCATGAGAAGCCGAGGAGTCAAGCTTGATCGTGTTTCCTGGAACTCAGTCATTTCTGGCTGTGCTGATAATGGAAAAGCAGAAGAAGCGCTTGAGGTGCTTAGAGACATGCAACGACTAGGGTGCAAACCTAATCAAATCACAGTTACAAGCGCATTAACTGCTTGTACTGTTTTAGAAGCATGGAGAGGAGGAAATGAGGTCCATGGATATATAACTAGACATTGTTTTACGGAGGATCTGGCAGCCAGTACCGCTCTAGTGCTAATATATGCCAAGGGTGGCGACGTAGAAGCCTCCAATCGACTTTTTAGTATAATGACATCGAGGGATACTGTTGCGTGGAACACATGTATTATTGCAAACTCAATGCATGGGAGAGGAGAGAAAGCATTATCACTCTTTAATGAGATGGTTGGCTCAGGAGTGAAGCCAAACTCTGTTACTTTCACAGGTGTTCTATCTGGTTGTAGCCATGCACAGATGGTAGACGAGGGACTATCGATTTTTCATTCAATGATGAAAGACCATCAAGTTGAACCTGATGCAGAACACTATTCTTGCATGGTTGATGTTCTCAGTCGCGGTGGTCGCTTAGTTCAGGCCCATAATTTCATTCAACAAATGCCAGTAGAACCAACTGCAGCCGCCTGGGGTGCTTTGCTTGGAGCATGCCGGATATATAAGAATGTTGAACTAGGGCGTGTTGCTGCGCAAAGACTGTTTGAGATAGAACCAAACAACCCCGGAAATTATGTATTACTCTTCAACATCCTTGTTACTGCCAAAGAGTGGGGTGAAGCCTCTGAGGTTAGGAGATTGATGAGAGACAGAGGAATCAGGAAAGTGCCTGGTTGCAGCTGGATTCGAGTAAACAATAGGGTGCACACATTTGTTGTTGGTGATAAAAATAACGATAAGAGCGCTGACATCTATAAGTTTCTGGATGATGTACgtgtgaaaatgaaattagcaGGATTATATCCTAATACGGAATTTGTTCTACAAGATTTGGATGGAGAAGAACAGGAGGATAGTTTGTGTAATCATAGTGAAAAGCTGGCTGTTGCTTTTGGGATACTCAATTTGAGAGGTGAATCATCCATTAGGGTCTTCAAGAACTTGAGGATCTGTGGAGATTGTCATAACACCATTAAGTTTATAGCAAAATTCATAGGTATACAAATCATTGTAAGGGATTCTTTAAGGTTTCACCATTTTGAAGGGGGCCTATGTTCCTGTGGAGACTTTTGGTAA
- the LOC125206844 gene encoding uncharacterized protein LOC125206844 — MDDFMNSQNWQVPSTPDPDATPSPWLPTNMDMESQVSTDEYDISDMEPAPRRGKGKVADEDGPKKYSPQETMWLAKNNVDVSEDAVVGNQQSGKAFWQRIADKYNAGRPEGSFERTYVKLRKHWGRVQKEINKWNGKWTNVVRMWPSGHSEMDLVDKAKADYFADGKKHFKYFDIWKLVEKSPKYTGGAEAATKRTKVAAGHYTSSEGGPPIDLNVTDGDFFLSSPGTESRPMGTKAAKRKAKGKATASYSAMPPPPPNPSLNKISESMSDMSITLRMGQLTELTSRDTSRMSEYELELHREMIEYLRAQMKKM, encoded by the coding sequence ATGGACGATTTCATGAACTCCCAGAACTGGCAAGTGCCGTCGACACCCGACCCAGATGCAACGCCTAGTCCTTGGCTGCCTACCAATATGGACATGGAATCGCAAGTTAGCACTGATGAGTACGATATCAGCGATATGGAGCCCGCTCCACGgaggggcaagggcaaggttGCCGATGAGGATGGACCAAAGAAGTATAGTCCGCAGGAGACAATGTGGCTGGCCAAGAACAATGTCGATGTCTCCGAGGACGCTGTGGTTGGCAACCAGCAAAGCGGCAAAGCGTTCTGGCAGCGGATTGCAGATAAGTACAACGCTGGTCGACCCGAAGGCTCGTTCGAGCGTACCTATGTGAAGCTACGCAAGCATTGGGGTCGGGTGCAGAAGGAGATTAACAAGTGGAATGGCAAGTGGACTAACGTAGTCCGGATGTGGCCGAGCGGGCACAGCGAGATGGACCTTGTGGACAAGGCCAAGGCAGATTACTTCGCTGACGGGAAGAAGCACTTCAAGTACTTCGACATTTGGAAGCTTGTCGAGAAGAGCCCAAAGTACACCGGTGGGGCTGAAGCGGCGACGAAGAGAACCAAAGTCGCCGCCGGACACTACACTTCGAGCGAAGGAGGTCCGCCAATCGACCTCAACGTGACAGACGGGGACTTCTTCCTCTCATCTCCTGGTACTGAAAGCCGTCCGATGGGCACAAAGGCGGCAAAGAGGAAAGCAAAGGGGAAGGCAACTGCGAGCTACTCCGCtatgccgccgccgccacccaaTCCTTCCTTGAACAAGATATCAGAGTCTATGTCGGATATGAGTATTACGTTGCGGATGGGCCAGCTGACGGAGTTGACATCGAGGGATACCTCGAGAATGTCGGAGTACGAGCTCGAATTGCACCGTGAGATGATCGAATACCTTCGCGctcaaatgaagaaaatgtag
- the LOC125208241 gene encoding cold-regulated 413 plasma membrane protein 2-like gives MRRIDYLSMRAEAEAAALLDADLNELKAAATKLLSHASDFGAGTSFFKWLASFAAIYLLILDRTNWRSNMLTSLLIPYIFFSLPHSLFKFLRGEVGTWIAFVAVVLRLFFPRHFPDWLEMPGSLILLLVVSPEFFAHTLKHDWIGVAICLAIGCYLLQEHIRASGGFRNSLTQSHGISNTLGIILLLIFPIWALLTRLL, from the exons atgaggcGGATTGATTACCTATCGATGAGAGCCGAAGCAGAAGCCGCTGCATTGTTGGACGCCGACTTGAACGAGCTCAAGGCTGCCGCCACAAAACTCCTCAGCCACGCCTCCGATTTCGGCGCCGGCACCTCCTTTTTCAAATGGCTCGCCTCCTTCGCCGCCAT ATACCTATTGATCCTGGATCGGACGAACTGGAGATCGAACATGCTCACCTCGCTCCTCATCCCCTACATCTTCTTCAGTTTGCCGCACTCGCTCTTCAAATTTCTGAGGGGAGAGGTCGGTACGTGGATCGCCTTCGTCGCGGTGGTGCTCCGCCTCTTCTTCCCCCGCCACTTCCCCGATTGGCTGGAGATGCCGGGATCATTGATTCTCCTGCTCGTGGTTTCGCCGGAGTTCTTCGCTCACACTCTCAAACATGACTGGATCGGAGTAGCGATTTGTCTCGCGATCGGGTGTTATCTGTTGCAGGAGCACATCAGAGCAAGTGGCGGATTCCGGAACTCGTTAACGCAGAGCCATGGCATATCCAACACATTGGGGATTATCCTCCTCTTGATCTTCCCTATTTGGGCTCTGCTAACACGTCTCCTTTGA
- the LOC125207283 gene encoding BTB/POZ domain-containing protein At5g66560 — protein MAAERPISKGQAWFCTTGLPSDVIIEVDDMTFHLHKFPLMSKSRKLHEIITEQENSQEALKLARIRGSSEPDHNSDNDIAEKQEIEEEEDDDAHCHITLPDFPGGSDSFETAAKFCYGVKIDLSAANVAPLRCAAEYLEMTEEYSEENLISKTEKFLSQSVLKNIKLSLKTLTSCEGLLPTAENLGIAQRCIEAIATKAAASDPSLFGWPINDGVTNNKNEANPRRTTRGGAAAAESWLDELGFLSLPFFKSLIFAMRALDVSGEIIESCLIHYAKKFIPGISRTNRKPPPPSSSSSSGIAPTENDQRELLETVIAYLPKEKASRSASNATRFLFGLLRTAYILNASEACRITLEKKIGLQLEQATLDDLLIPSYSYLNETLYDVDCVERILSYFLAGMEDRSAIEGGDENTSVRSAALMLVGKLIDGYLSEIASDANLKPEKFYELAVALPDHARLFDDGLYRAVDVYLKAHSWIPEAEREKICGVLDCQKLTLEACTHAAQNERLPLRAVVQVLFFEQLQLRHAIAGTLISGDGGGGAEGSEEEEEEDHEEENERAVALVARTPEGRGTWIAAARENEVLRSDMDTMRTRVHELERECTNMKKAIEKIDKVGEGGHVEKGGWRAKFGCKFKTQVCDSHEPTVVNTRKPRAHRREQ, from the exons ATGGCTGCTGAAAGACCAATCTCCAAAGGGCAAGCATG GTTCTGCACCACAGGATTACCGAGTGATGTGATAATTGAAGTTGATGACATGACTTTTCATCTCCACAAG TTTCCTCTGATGTCGAAAAGCCGAAAGCTTCACGAGATAATTACAGAGCAAGAAAACAGCCAAGAAGCTCTAAAATTAGCAAGAATCAGAGGCTCCTCTGAACCCGACCACAACTCCGACAACGACATTGCAGAGAAACAAGAAAtcgaggaagaagaagacgacgaCGCCCACTGTCACATCACGCTCCCAGATTTCCCGGGCGGCTCCGACTCCTTCGAGACCGCCGCGAAATTCTGTTACGGCGTCAAAATAGACCTCTCCGCCGCCAACGTCGCCCCCCTCCGTTGCGCCGCCGAGTATCTGGAGATGACGGAGGAGTACTCCGAAGAGAATCTGATTTCGAAAACAGAAAAATTCCTCTCTCAGTCAGTCCTCAAGAATATCAAACTCTCACTCAAAACACTCACCTCCTGCGAAGGGCTGCTCCCCACGGCGGAGAATTTGGGGATTGCTCAGAGATGCATCGAAGCTATTGCGACCAAAGCCGCGGCTTCGGATCCGTCGCTGTTTGGCTGGCCGATTAACGACGGAGTTACGAACAACAAGAATGAAGCTAATCCGCGAAGAACTACGAGAGGTGGAGCTGCGGCGGCGGAGTCGTGGTTGGATGAATTAGGTTTTCTGAGCTTGCCGTTTTTCAAGAGCTTGATTTTCGCCATGAGAGCGTTGGATGTGAGTGGGGAGATCATCGAGAGCTGCTTGATTCACTACGCGAAGAAGTTCATTCCTGGAATTTCGCGGACTAATCGGAAGCCGCCGCCTCCGTCGTCGTCTTCATCATCTGGCATTGCGCCGACGGAGAACGACCAGAGAGAGCTGCTGGAAACGGTTATCGCTTATCTCCCGAAGGAGAAAGCGTCGCGATCGGCTTCCAACGCCACGAGGTTTTTGTTTGGATTGCTGAGAACTGCGTATATTTTGAATGCCTCTGAGGCCTGCAGAATAACATTGGAGAAGAAGATCGGGTTGCAGTTAGAGCAGGCGACGTTAGACGATCTGTTGATTCCGAGCTACTCATATTTGAATGAAACTTTGTACGATGTGGACTGCGTGGAGAGGATTTTGAGCTATTTTCTGGCAGGAATGGAAGACAGATCTGCAATAGAAGGCGGAGATGAGAATACCAGCGTCAGATCTGCGGCGCTGATGCTCGTCGGAAAATTGATCGACGGATACTTATCGGAAATCGCTTCGGACGCCAATTTGAAGCCGGAAAAGTTCTACGAGCTCGCCGTTGCATTGCCGGATCACGCTAGGCTCTTCGACGACGGCCTCTATCGAGCCGTTGATGTTTATCTCAAg GCGCATTCATGGATTCCGGAGGCGGAGAGGGAGAAGATCTGCGGTGTTCTGGATTGCCAGAAGTTGACGCTAGAGGCATGCACTCACGCCGCTCAGAACGAGCGGCTGCCGCTGAGGGCGGTGGTGCAGGTGCTCTTCTTCGAGCAGCTTCAGCTCCGCCACGCCATCGCCGGAACTCTGATATCCGGCGATGGAGGCGGAGGAGCAGAGGGCAgtgaggaggaagaggaagaggatcACGAGGAGGAGAACGAGAGGGCAGTGGCGCTGGTGGCGCGGACGCCGGAGGGGAGGGGGACGTGGATAGCGGCGGCGAGGGAGAACGAGGTGCTGCGATCGGATATGGATACGATGCGGACGCGGGTGCACGAGCTGGAGAGGGAGTGCACCAACATGAAGAAGGCGATAGAGAAGATTGACAAGGTGGGGGAAGGAGGACACGTGGAGAAAGGTGGTTGGCGGGCCAAGTTTGGGTGCAAGTTCAAGACCCAAGTCTGCGATTCACACGAGCCCACCGTGGTCAACACTAGAAAGCCCAGGGCTCACCGCCGGGAACAATAA